A window of Gasterosteus aculeatus chromosome 9, fGasAcu3.hap1.1, whole genome shotgun sequence contains these coding sequences:
- the snrpb2 gene encoding U2 small nuclear ribonucleoprotein B'', translating to MDIRPNHTIYINNINDKIKKDEMKRSLYALFSQFGQIIDIVAMKTTKMRGQAFVVFKELAASTNALRQLQGFPFYNKPMRIQYAKTDSEVITKVKGSFGDKEKKKDKKKKAQEPPASLLKIPAAGSAAPVHSGIVQVPDNPPNYILFLNNLPEETNEMMLSMLFNQFPGFKEVRLVPGKHDISFVEFESETQAGVAKDALQGFRITATCAMKITYAKK from the exons ATGGATATCCGACCAAACCACACCATTTACATCAACAATATAAATGACAAGATCAAAAAAGACG AGATGAAGCGTTCGCTCTACGCGCTCTTCTCTCAATTTGGCCAGATCATCGACATCGTggccatgaagaccacaaagatGAGGGGGCAGGCCTTCGTGGTCTTCAAAGAGCTCGCCGCGTCCACCAACGCACTGAGGCAACTTCAGGGCTTCCCTTTCTACAACAAGCCCATG AGGATACAGTACGCAAAGACCGACTCCGAGGTCATCACCAAGGTGAAGGGCTCGTTCGGcgacaaggagaagaagaaggacaagaagaagaaagctcaGGAGCCGCCAGCCAGCCTGCTAAAGATACCAGCAGCG ggaTCAGCAGCACCGGTGCACTCGGGTATCGTACAG GTGCCGGACAACCCGCCGAACTACATTCTGTTCCTCAACAACCTGCCCGAAGAGACCAACGAGATGATGCTGTCCATGCTGTTCAACCA GTTTCCCGGGTTCAAAGAGGTGCGGCTCGTCCCGGGCAAACACGACATCTCCTTCGTGGAGTTTGAGAGCGAGACGCAGGCGGGCGTGGCCAAAGACGCGCTGCAGGGCTTCAGGATCACGGCCACCTGCGCCATGAAGATCACGTACGCCAAGAAGTAG
- the prokr1a gene encoding prokineticin receptor 1a, which translates to MFRLGPTCRPDPFKMADPTNRSAAPPPPDNFLAGDFPDYEVPPDEIPDTTRGRAFFVATIVIAAVLVGIMVVCGVGNCLFIASLARYKQLRNLTNLLIANLAVSDVLVAAVCCPFLLDYYVVKQLSWDHGLLLCAATNYLRTVSLYVSTNALLAIAVDRYMAILHPLRPRMKIQTAYCVILAVWTVSLLVSIPSAYMASEVTYPHAEGRPHKTFCAQIWPVDRQAYYRSYFLLVFALEFVGPVAAMSVCYVQISRELWFKGVPGFKTDQIRKRLRGRRRTVVVLILVLVAYVLCWAPYYGFALLRDFYPTLISRERNSLVVFYVIECVAMSNGVINTLCFMSVRHNNQRLKRAGRFQLRLVTFVATKSLEEGEARTCSLRVTEEADGARLK; encoded by the exons ATGTTCAGACTCGGACCAACATGCCGACCTGATCCCTTTAAAATGGCCGACCCGACCAACCGCAgcgcggcgccgccgccgccggacaACTTTCTAGCCGGCGACTTCCCGGACTACGAGGTCCCTCCGGACGAGATCCCGGACACCACGCGGGGCCGGGCCTTCTTCGTGGCCACCATCGTCATCGCCGCGGTCCTGGTGGGCATCATGGTGGTCTGCGGCGTGGGAAACTGCCTGTTCATCGCCAGCCTGGCCCGCTACAAGCAGCTCCGCAACCTGACCAACCTGCTGATCGCCAACCTGGCGGTGTCGGACGTGCTGGTGGCGGCGGTGTGCTGCCCCTTCCTGCTGGACTACTACGTGGTGAAGCAGCTGTCGTGGGACCACGGCCTGCTGCTCTGCGCCGCCACCAACTACCTGCGCACCGTCTCCCTCTACGTGTCCACCAACGCGCTGCTCGCCATCGCCGTGGACAG GTACATGGCCATCCTCCACCCTCTGAGGCCTCGCATGAAGATCCAGACGGCGTACTGCGTGATCCTCGCCGTCTGGACGGTCTCCCTCTTGGTGTCCATCCCCTCGGCCTACATGGCCTCCGAGGTGACCTACCCGCACGCGGAAGGCCGCCCGCACAAGACCTTCTGCGCTCAGATCTGGCCCGTGGACCGGCAGGCTTACTACCGCTCCtacttcctcctcgtcttcgcCCTGGAGTTCGTGGGGCCGGTGGCCGCCATGTCCGTCTGCTACGTCCAGATCTCCAGGGAGCTGTGGTTCAAGGGCGTCCCGGGCTTCAAGACGGATCAGATCCGGAAGAGGCTGCGCGGCCGTCGGAGGACGGTGGTGGTGCTGATTCTGGTGCTGGTCGCCTACGTCCTGTGCTGGGCGCCGTACTACGGCTTCGCCCTGCTGCGGGACTTCTACCCCACGCTCATATCCAGGGAACGGAACTCCCTGGTGGTCTTCTACGTCATCGAGTGCGTCGCCATGAGCAACGGGGTCATCAACACCCTCTGCTTCATGAGCGTCCGGCACAACAACCAGCGGCTGAAGCGGGCGGGGAGGTTCCAGCTCAGGCTGGTGACGTTCGTGGCCACCAAGTCGTTGGAGGAGGGCGAGGCCCGGACCTGCTCCCTGCGGGTGACGGAGGAGGCGGACGGGGCGAGGCTGAAGTAG